The Hippoglossus hippoglossus isolate fHipHip1 chromosome 4, fHipHip1.pri, whole genome shotgun sequence DNA window caaccactaccccagctacaacaaccactaccccaactacaactaccactaccccaacaacaacaacaacaactaccccaacaacaacaaccactaccgCAACTacaactaccccaacgacaacaaccactaccccaactacaactaccccaacgacaacaaccactaccccaactacaacaaccactaccccaactacaacaaccactaccccaactacaactatcccgacgacaacaaccactaccccaactacaactaccctaacaacaaccaccactaccccaactacaactaccactaccccaactacaactaccactaccccaactacaactaccactagCCCAACTATAACTACCACTAGCCCAACTACAACTATCCCAACTACCACTagcccaactacaacaaccactaccccagctacaacaaccactaccccaactacaactactactaccccaacaaccacaacaccaacgacaacaaccactaccccaagGACCACAACCACTATGCCAACTATAACTACCACTAGCCCAACTacagcaaccactaccccaactacaacaacctcAGCTGAAGCACTTGTGTGTGAAACTTGCACAAATGCTAACTGTTCAACCACAGCCGCAGTTACATGTCCCACAGGCACGATGTGTATCACAGCTTCCATTCAAGGTAAACTTCTCTACAAGTTACTTTCCAGTGAAATACATGTACTGCAAAGTGACGTGTGCTTTCCATCACCATTAACAAATTGCACTTTGACTTTGCAGCCTTTTCATCTGGGACTCCTGGACAGCAAATCTACAAGGCCTGTGCACCCCCCTCCCTGTGTCCATCCACAGGCTCTCAGACATTTTCAGTTAACTTGGGTCTTTCGAGTGCACTTGCAAGTGTTacatgctgcagcacagacaactGCAACTCCGTCACTCTGCCTTGTAAGTAGATGTAGATGACTATTTTATTAATCTGCATCCTTCTTCTGACATGTTCTACTTTTAATCCATAACACTTCcatcttctctcttcctctaataAACAGTatgattttttgtttgtttcagacccTGCGGTTCCAGCAGATAACAGTCTACAGTGTCACGTTTGTAACCCCAGCACCTCTGATTGCAGCCTTTCAATACAATGTAAGGGAACAGAGGATCGCTGCTTTCAAGCCAGTGGTAAGTCTTCTTCATATATACTGTAATAAGGTGCGATGTTAAAATACTGCACgactgttaccatggcaactaCTATCATTGAAATACATTTCCTCATGAATTTAAGTCAATCTTTAAGTGAAGAATTCTCTCTGAAATTattcaacaaacaaacctttgattgtgtttcatctttaGTGACAAATGGGGCCGGCACTTCTCCAGCCTGTGGCTGTgcatctttaaatctgtgtgaagCTGCTACCATCCTGGGGACACTGCCTTTCATGCAAGATCTTGGAACCATTACCAGTGGACCAGCCTGTTGTGGGACTAGTTTGTGTAACACTCtcactaaaacaacaaaaaacactaccccaacaacaacaacaactaccccaacaacaacaaccactaccccaactacaacaaccactaccccaactacaactaccacgaccctaacaacaaccaccactaccccaactacaacaaccactaccccaacaacaaccactactaccccaactacaacaaccactaccccaattacaacaccactaccccaactacaacaaccactaccccaacgacaacaaccactaccccaacgacaacaaccactaccccaactacaactaccactaccccaactacaactaccactaccccaacaaccactaccccaacatACAACaaaccactaccccaactacaacaaccactacccaactacaacaaccactaccccaacgacaacaaccactacccaactacaactaccacgaccccaacaacaacaaccactaccccaactacaactaccaataccccaactacaacaaccactaccccaactacaactaccactacaccaactacaacaaccactatcccaactacaactaccacgaccccaacaacaacaaccactaccccaactacaactaccactaccccaactacaaactaccactaccccaactacaactaccaaaaccccaactacaacaaccactatcccaactacaactaccacggaagccaacaaccactaccccaactacaacaaccactaccccaacgacaacaaccactaccccaactacaacaaccactaccccaactacaactaccactaccccaacaacaacaaccactaccccaactacaactaccactaccccaactacaactaccactaccccaacaacaaccacaactaccccaacaaccacaaccactaccccaactacaacatcctctaccccaacaaccactaccccaactacaacaaccactaccccaactacaacaaccactaccccaactacaacaaccactaccccaactacaactaccactaccccaacaaccacaacaccaacaacaacaaccactaccccaacgaccACAACCACTATGCCAACTATAACTACCACTaacccaactacaacaaccactaccccaactacaacaacctcAGCTGAAGCACTTGTGTGTGAAACTTGCACAAATGCTAACTGttcaaccacagcagcagttacaTGTCCCACAGGCACGATGTGTATCACAGCTTCCATTCAAGGTAAACTTCTCTACAAGTTACTTTCCAGTGAAATACATGTACTGCAAAGTGACGTGTGCTTTCCATCACCATTAACAAATTGCACTTTGACTTTGCAGCCTTTTCATCTGGGACTCCTGGACAGCAAATCTACAAGGCCTGTGCACCCCCCTCCCTGTGTCCATCCACAGGCTCTCAGACATTTTCAGTTAACTTGGGTCTTTCGAGTGCACTTGCAAGTGTTacatgctgcagcacagacaactGCAACTCCGTCACTCTGCCTTGTAAGTAGATGTAGATGACTATTTTATTAATCTGCATCCTTCTTCTGACATGTTCTACTTTTAATCCATAACACTTCcatcttctctcttcctctaataAACAGTATCATTTTTTGTCTATTTCAGACCCTGCGGTTCCAGCAGATAACAGTCTACAGTGTCACGTTTGTAACCCCAGCACCTCTGATTGCAGCCTTTCAATACAATGTAAGGGAACAGAGGATCGCTGCTTTCAAGCCAGTGGTAAGTCTTCTTCATATATACTGTAATAAGGTGCGATGTTAAAATACTGCACgactgttaccatggcaactaCTATCATTGAAATACATTTCCTCATGAATTTAAGTCAATCTTTAAGTGAAGAATTCTCTCTGAAATTattcaacaaacaaacctttgattgtgtttcatctttaGTGACAAATGGGGCCGGCACTTCTCCAGCATGTGGCTGTgcatctttaaatctgtgtgaagCTGCTACCATCCTGGGGACACTGCCTTTCATGCAAGATGTTGGTACCATTACCAGTGGACCAGCCTGTTGTGGGACTAGTTTGTGTAACACTCtcactacaacaacaacaaccactaccccaacaataacaacaactaccgcaacaacaacaaccactaccccaactacaacatccactaccccaacaatcactaccccaacgacaacaaccactaccccaacgacaacaaccactaccccaacgacaacaaccactaccccaactacaactaccactacaccaactacaacaaccactatcccaactacaactaccacgaccccaacaacaacaaccactaccccaacaacaacaaccactaccccaactacaactaccactaccccaactacaactaccactaccccaactacaactaccactaccccaactacaacaacctctaccccaacaaccacaaccactaccccaactacaacaaccactaccccaactacaataaccactacaccaacaacaacaaccactaccccaacaacaacaaccacttccccaactacaactaccactaccccaactacaactaccacgaccccaacaaccactaccccaacaacaacaaccacttccccaactacaactaccactaccccaactacaactaccacgaccccaacaaccactaccccaacaacaacaaccactaccccaactacaaccaccactaccccaactaccacaaccccaacgacaacaaccactaccccaactacaactaccatgaccccaactaccactaccccaacgaccACAACCACTATGCCCACTATAACTACCACTagcccaactacaacaaccactacccgAACTACAACAACCTCAGCTGAAGCAATTGTGTGTGAAACTTGCACAAATGCTAACTGttcaaccacagcagcagttacaTGTCCCACAGGCACGATGTGTATCACAGCTTCCATTCAAGGTAAACTTCTCTACAAGTTACTATCCAGTGAAATACATGTACTGCAAAGTGACATGTGCTTTCCATCACCATTAACAAATTGCACTTTGACTTTGCAGCCTTTTCATCTGGGACTCCTGGACAGCAAATCTACAAGGCCTGTGCACCCCCCTCCCTGTGTCCATCCACAGGCTCTCAGACATTTTCAGTTAACTTGGGTCTTTCGAGTGCACTTGCAAGTGTTacatgctgcagcacagacaactGCAACTCCGTCACTCTGCCTTGTAAGTAGATGTAGATGACTATTTTATTAATCTGCATCCTTCTTCTGACATGTTCTACTTTTAATCCATAACACTTCcatcttctctcttcctctaataAACAGTATCATTTTTTGTCTATTTCAGACCCTGCGGTTCCAGCAGATAACAGTCTACAGTGTCACGTTTGTAACCCCAGCACCTCTGATTGCAGCCTTTCAATACAATGTAAGGGAACAGAGGATCGCTGCTTTCAAGCCAGTGGTAAGTCTTCTTCATATATACTGTAATAAGGTGCGATGTTAAAATACTACACgactgttaccatggcaactaCTATCATTGAAATACATTTCCTCATGAATTTAAGTCAATCTTTAAGTGAAGAATTCTCTCTGAAATTattcaacaaacaaacctttgattgtgtttcatctttaGTGACAAATGGGGCCGGCACTTCTCCAGCATGTGGCTGTGCATCTTTAAATATGTGTGAAGCTGCTACCATCCTGGGGACACTGCCTTTCATGCAAGATGTTGGTACCATTACCAGTGGACCAGCCTGTTGTGGGACTAGTTTGTGTAACACTCtcactacaacaacaacaaccactaccccaacaataacaacaactaccccaacaacaacaaccactaccccaactacaacaaccactaccccaacaatcactaccccaacgacaacaaccactaccccaactacaactaccactacaccaactacaacaaccactatcccaactacaactaccacgaccccaacaacaacaaccactaccccaacaacaacgaccactaccccaactacaactaccactaccccaactacaactaccactaccccaactacaactaccactaccccaactacaactaccacNNNNNNNNNNNNNNNNNNNNNNNNNNNNNNNNNNNNNNNNNNNNNNNNNNNNNNNNNNNNNNNNNNNNNNNNNNNNNNNNNNNNNNNNNNNNNNNNNNNNCATGTCGGTTCAATGTTGTCTAGCCAACGAACTCCATGACTAAACTGACTATTAATTTATAAGTATGTTTAAAGTATCAGTTACTACTACTTTTACTACTTACTACTTTTTCTTTGTTAACGCTTTAAGATTTAGATaattaatttaaactttttttttaaagattgtgGTGTGTGTAAATTGTCACTgtaatacattaaaatattaattctTGTTTGAGCAAATATACCTTgtgtggcttcatttctttgtcttttatcttACTGTAAATAAGTCAGCAATCTTTTCTCAGATTGAAGAAGGTGGACCTAACCacaatgaaaattaaaaacgTCAACAATCTCTACCCCTCCTCGAATTTTGAAATCAAACTCTGTCCTTGTTTAcctatttttataaatattagtACAAATATCATGATCCAATTATTGGTGTTAGATCATTTGATTTTGAGTCCCCTCAAGTCTCTGTGGGTTTTATAATAACATCAGAATAATATCATCACTGGACTGAGATTGTAGAGGTGATCCAAGCACTGCAAAGTAAATCCTCATGTATCTGATACGTCAGCCTCTGTCTgggtttaacaaggtgcgacatcctcaATCCACAATCCACCATGATGATCCCcaatctatctgtctgtctgtctgtctatctatcagtctctatctatctatctatctatctatctatctatccttctatctatctatttatccttctatctatctatctatctatctatccttctatctatccatctatccttttatctatctctctatccttctatccttttatctatctatctatccttgtatctatccttcgatccttttatctatctatctatctatccttctatctatccttcgatccttttatctatcctatctatccttcgatccttttatctatctatctatccttctatctatccttcaatccttttatctatctatctagccttctatctatctatctatctctctgtctctatctatctatctctctgtctctatctatctatctatctatctatctgtctgtctctctgtctctatctatctatctatctatctatctgtctgtctgtctctctgtctatctatctatctatctatctatctatctatctatctatctgtctgtctctctgtctctatctatctatctatatacaggactgtctcagaaaattagaatattgtgataaagttctttattttctgtaatgtaattaaaaaaacaaaaatgtcatgcattctggattcattacaaatcaactgaaatattgcaagccttttattcttttaatattgctgattatggcttacagcttaagaaaactcaaaaatcctatctcaaaaaattagaatatttcctcagaccaagtaaaaaaaagatttataacagcaaaacaaaatcaaacatttgaaaatgtccattaatgcactcagtacttggttgggaatccttttgcacggattactgcatcaatgcggcgtggcatggaggcaatcagcctgtggcattgcttagggtttatggatgcccaggatgcttcaatagcggcctttagctcatttgcattgttgggtctggtgtctttcagcttcttcttcataataccccacaaattctctatggggttcaggtcaggggaattggcaggccaatcgaggacagtaatgccatggtcagtacaccagttactggtggttttggcactgtgggcaggtgccagatcatgctggaaaatgaaatcctcatctccatagagcttttcagcagacggaagcatgtagtgctctaaaatctcttggtacacagctgcatttactctggacttgatgaaacacagtggaccaacaccagcagctgacatggctccccaaaccatcactgactgtgggaacttcacactggatttcaagcaacttggattttgctcctctccagcctttctccagactctggcgccttgacttccaaatgaaatacaacacttgctttcgtctgaaaagaggactttggaccactctgcaactgtccagtgcttcttttccatagcccaagtcagacgcttcttccgttgtcttgagttcagaagtggcttgaccatgggaatacggctattgtagcccatttcccggacacgtctgtgaaaagtggcttttgatacctggactccagcttcagtccactgtctttgaagctcccccaaattctggaagcgacccttcttcacaatgctgttaaggctgcggtcatctctcttggttgtgcagcgtttcctgccacatttcccccttccaacagactttttgtggatgtgctttgaaactgcactctgtgaacagcttgctctttgagaaatttctttttgtgtcttaccctcctgatggagggtgtcaatgatggtcctctggacagcagtcagatcagcagtcttccccatacttgtgatttagtttactgaaccaagctgagtgtttttcaaggctcaggaaacccttgcaggtgtttcgagttaattagacgattcaagtgattagttgaataccctactagtatactttttcatgatattctaatatttagagataggatatttgagttttcttaagctgtaagccataatcagcaatattaaaagaataaaaggcttgcaatatttcagttgatttgtaatgaatccagaatgcatgacatttttgtttttttaattgcattacagaaaataaagaactttatcacaatattctaattttctgagacagtcctgtatataTATCCCTCTCTTTTATTGAAGGATGTGTAGGTGGAACTAAAGTTCGGGGAACGGCTCCCGTTGAACACGGAAGACATTACCCGCGCACTCAGCTGTCAGAAGCTAACTAGCATCAGTTAGCTTCATGTTGACCTCGCTGAGAACAGAGAGTAAATAAACATGATAGTTCGAGGTGAGTGAACTTTAACATGACATCACCGAGGCTTcagttgtgtttcctgtcaatGTGTTCACGCTGTTTGGCGCGGCACAAAGATTCACGTTATgctatggtgtgtgtgtgtatagagagatgtgtgtgagtgcatagAGAggtgtgggtgtatgtgtgtgtgtgtgtgtatatatgtgtgtgaggcatagactatataaagaggtctgtgtgtgtgtgtgtgtgtgtgagagagagcttCTCAGCTGCATGAACAGTGTGGTTGTGTAACTTATATTCTGTTGGTTGTGACTTGTCTTATTAAACAGTGgcgccctctctccctctctctctaatgTGAGATCAGACTCTTGTTTATAAACTGATCTACCGTCAGCTTCTGGCTGGTGGACGCCCTGCCCTCTCTCCTGAGTCGAACTTGACGTCTGCTTGTAATTTACAGATGCTCGCTGTCATGTTTAGAAGAAGCCCCCTTGCAGCCCGAAAGGTAAACGACCATTCGTGATACCTCAGCTTCTTAAGCaccatttctcattttctctttttaaaagttaaacgtgagtgttttgtttcttaGGTGTTGCACTGGGTCGCTCCTCCTCAAAGATGCTGGACCTCGGTGTTGACGGGAGCTCCAGGCCGTGGACCCTTCTCCCTGCAGACCTGCTGGGCCTCATCAACCACGCTGCCACCTCCAGGAACTGGACTTTTGAAACCTCCTGCCGAGCCCTGCCAGGGGACTCAAACCCACCTTCCTCCGTTTGGAGCGAGAAACCAACATTTCCACTCCTCTGCTGCGAGGCTGAAGAAGCGACCGCCGGCTGAGGCCCCTCCCAGAGAGCTGGACCTGCTGCGCTACGACATGAAGGACTTGTGGAAGGGCCCCAAACCCGCCTTGTACCTGGGCTTTGCCGGGCTGATCCCCTTCGTGACCCCGACTGTGCTCATGGCCGTGACTGAATGCTACCTCCCAGAACTGGCCTACGCACAGTTAGCATACGGAGCCTCCATCGTGTCCTTTCTGGGTGGAGCTCGCTGGGGATTCGCTCTCCCTGAGGAAAGCCCAGCCCAACCAGATTGGATCAACCTGGCCAACAGCGTGGTGCCCCCCCTCTTGGCCTGGGTGGCCATGCTAATGAGCGACAGCATCGTCCCGGCAGCCACCATGGTTATTATGGGCCTGGGAATCTCGCTGCATTATGACCTCTCTCTGCTGCCCACCTACCCCAGCTGGTTCAAAGCCCTGCGCTCCATCCTGACCGTTGTGGCGTTTCTTTCTCTAGTTGGAACACTTGCCATGAACGGGATGTTCCCAGAAAATAAGTTATTCTCCGATTCtattgtataaataaaatatttaaaagtggAAAAAGTTAGAAAAGAGTGATCTGAGGTCCAGGTTTTTCCATCTGTGTTAAAAACTTTCAATCATGtcacagtgttgttttttatatccAGCCATTATGTAAAAGCCACTGTCTGTagaaagtgtaaaataaaaataaaccgGCTTTCACATTTTACTTTAGAGACAGTGAGTGATTTTAATaccaccaccagggggcgccaAAGTCAAAGCTCTTCATATAATAACAAGGACTGACAATTCTCCACACTTAATATCAAATATTGCACTTTTACTTTATATAGAGTTATTATTTGACTATGTGAGACTGAACATTTACCAGAGTCTGAAATGATGCTTTAAATGAGTCTGTTTTTATGAGAACACCATGGAGGTATCACTGAAACATGCTTTATAATCAGTGACAAGCAAATGTTAAGTTTGAATTGTACCACAACTATAGAGTAGCTACAAAAAGCTAATGAGCAGAGCCACTTTGACTGTGTCCTTTCAAACGCTGAGGATCAGACAGAGTCATGAGTACAGACATCACAGGGGAAAGGCTATTACATAAGAAATGAACTAATCTGTACTTAAAGAGCCTCTGGGGACGACtgcacaccagcacacacagagacactctACACAGACGTCTCCAACAGACAGGAAGTACATTcgttcaaatttaaatataaataaaatacagtcaACTTCTCCTTTTTgtaatgaaatattttattacTGTAAACACCATCGTCAAATTCACCAAATATTGGAAAGAAAGGCAAGACAGTGTGAGGGTGGAGACGTTCACAGACGTCAGAGAATCATCTCATAAGGCACATCTCTACTCCCCCGTTTACCGAACTCAATAAAAAGGTCTAAACAATATTCTCCTGTAAAATGGAGGCCGACACTCAAAGTGAAATCCATTCCCAGAAGACGTGTCTTTCTCAAACATGACAACGAGGTTCCGATGTGTAAAAACGGCTTTCCGGTAAGATCTGGACGAATTGAAGCTTTCCAACATTTGGTCTGACTACTTTCACTaatcacagagaacagacagtGAGAACATTGTGTTTCCCATTAGGAAGAAGAACGGTACGATAAGGTGCTTTTTGGTCAAACGTTAAACACGACCCACACTTAAAATTACTTCATTGACTCATCTActcaaaccaacaaataaacctCTCCAAGTGTCTGTGCTTCgaaaaatatccacattagGTTGCTCGGCTGTTAAATCAGTCGACCACGAGactgtagactgtaaataaagatggaagacacgtctccacttccccccccccaccatccagaaatgaagccgaaGTTGATGAAtgagtgaaaggcaaactccggagaaggTCCGCACCCAATTGagcggacattctctggaggtcTTTCCTGAAAACGGCTACATTGTCGCCTGCTCTTGCTTTTTTCACACAACCCTAGCATTAACTTTTTCACTCTGGTCGTCACAGTTGACTCTGTTGCCTACTTCTGAATCCCCAGGCCGTCCCGCATGTACTCGTACACCACGTAGCTGATGCTGACGGCCGGGAGGACCTTCATGAAATTGGGCAGGATGCCGCGGTAAAGTCCAAAGAAGCCCTCCCTCTCCACAATCTTCTTCACCATGAGGTTCATCGGCAGCTGCTCGGAGCCCTCAATAGAGGCTGGGGAGGAAAATCACACCAAACAAGGAAAACGTGgttaatcaaaatatatttggACAGTagcattttattctatttaccTCCTTATGCCAACTTAATGGATTTGAAATATAGCAAATATATCAACTCTAAGGGTTGTTTGAGAATgtttacatctataaatatttaaattaccTCAAATaagtcaccactttttcatcttttgtATAGTAATAAAAGAAtgctcacaaacacagcacCATCAGAAGGAAGTATTTATACGAGTCTTCTTATAGTTTACCAACGACACTATTTGCCTTCCCAAGGTTATTCCCAAATGT harbors:
- the LOC117760338 gene encoding transmembrane protein 69-like, which encodes MLAVMFRRSPLAARKVLHWVAPPQRCWTSVLTGAPGRGPFSLQTCWASSTTLPPPGTGLLKPPAEPCQGTQTHLPPFGARNQHFHSSAARLKKRPPAEAPPRELDLLRYDMKDLWKGPKPALYLGFAGLIPFVTPTVLMAVTECYLPELAYAQLAYGASIVSFLGGARWGFALPEESPAQPDWINLANSVVPPLLAWVAMLMSDSIVPAATMVIMGLGISLHYDLSLLPTYPSWFKALRSILTVVAFLSLVGTLAMNGMFPENKLFSDSIV